Proteins from one Podospora pseudoanserina strain CBS 124.78 chromosome 1, whole genome shotgun sequence genomic window:
- a CDS encoding hypothetical protein (EggNog:ENOG503PU99), giving the protein MASSIMPALEITTPLDDEAPITSQFSCQHHAMQPLEWHYVPADSNQGNSLIVAIWPTDTCYQGLQTMSLPNTMPTTSRPHRSRQLQESQIMTTALIHVPHCYLNVTSHTPASHHAPGLVERIGLPRSLVQGFLSTIALPSSTADVVGLNHHHHAAADFELVTSAVPHTDDQDDWVFSRCLLADFTGFGEEAAATLSRQGRLCCWISVVLNGSSGVWDLHFVVHKVGVCARNPSLSRTGACVRTVH; this is encoded by the coding sequence ATGGCCAGTTCTATCATGCCCGCTCTCGAGATCACAACCCCTCTGGACGACGAGgctcccatcaccagccagttTTCCTGCCAGCACCACGCTATGCAACCCCTCGAGTGGCACTACGTCCCCGCCGACAGCAACCAAGGCAACAGCTTGATCGTCGCCATATGGCCCACCGACACCTGCTATCAAGGCCTCCAAACCATGTCCCTACCCAACACAATGCCCACCACGAGTCGCCCCCACCGCAGTCGGCAACTCCAAGAGTCGCAGATTATGACTACAGCCCTTATCCACGTCCCGCACTGCTATCTCAAcgtcaccagccacaccccTGCCTCCCACCACGCCCCCGGCCTCGTCGAGCGAATCGGCCTGCCACGGTCTCTGGTCCAAGGattcctctccaccatcgccctcccctcctccacggccgACGTCGTCGgtctcaaccaccaccaccacgctgCCGCCGACTTTGAGCTCGTGACAAGCGCCGTCCCCCACACTGACGACCAAGACGACTGGGTCTTTTCTCGCTGCCTGCTGGCCGACTTTAccggctttggcgaggaggcggcggctaCGTTGTCCCGCCAAGGACGGTTGTGCTGTTGGATCAGTGTTGTCTTGAATGGCAGCTCAGGGGTGTGGGACCTACACTTTGTGGTGCACAAGGTAGGGGTCTGCGCCCGGAACCCGAGCTTGAGCAGGACAGGGGCTTGCGTTAGGACGGTCCACTGA
- a CDS encoding hypothetical protein (EggNog:ENOG503P5UW) — MKIIIVSSTGLVGDAIAFQCLASRDIQDVYILSPAAMPHEYSAKARHLAHHDFMSYEPELIEKLAGAQACIWVLPPKPCVDEHPRPSERRRSISDAWFNWESLADEVEALTVSDERFVEVETEAGKRVQVDRCLGGAKAFLDQVIPHLAPASERPFRFALVNWAANSWDEEETEEAMELLSERLVNANIKISVFRPGMFVPARPEANVNPPVGEAIFASQLADAHKYGRDIEAAVYPWYLWRETGGWLAA, encoded by the exons ATGAAGATCATCATCGTCAGCTCGACTGGCCTGGTGGGAGACGCCATTGCTTTCCAGTGCCTAGCAAGCAGAGACATCCAAGATGTCTACATACTATCCCCGGCAGCGATGCCACATGAGTATTCTGCCAAGGCCCGGCACCTGGCCCACCACGACTTCATGTCGTACGAGCCGGAGCTGATCGAGAAGCTCGCGGGCGCTCAAGCCTGCATCTG GGTGTTGCCGCCGAAACCCTGTGTTGACGAGCATCCGAGGCCCTCCGAGAGGCGTCGATCTATCAGCGACGCCTGGTTCAACTGGGAATCTCTTGCCGATGAGGTCGAAGCCCTCACTGTTTCGGATGAACGTTTCGTGGAGGTTGAAACCGAGGCCGGCAAGAGAGTTCAAGTTGACCGCTGCCTCGGAGGTGCCAAGGCGTTCCTCGACCAGGTGATCCCACACCTGGCCCCGGCGAGCGAGCGGCCGTTCCGGTTTGCCTTGGTGAACTGGGCAGCCAACAGCTgggacgaggaagagaccGAAGAGGCTATGGAGCTGTTGTCCGAGCGGCTTGTG AACGCCAACATCAAAATTTCTGTTTTCCGGCCCGGCATGTTCGTTCCTGCTCGCCCAGAGGCGAATGTCAACCCGCCTGTGGGCGAAGCCATCTTCGCCAGCCAGCTCGCGGATGCG CACAAGTATGGCCGAGACATTGAAGCGGCTGTTTATCCTTGGTATCTGTGGAGAGAGACtgggggctggctggctgcatGA
- a CDS encoding hypothetical protein (COG:E; EggNog:ENOG503NZE9) — MEPSTNFSMPVTPTHLPSDTFDEQSQLGRLPNGVYVPMLAFFTPDDEVDIPATQRHTARLLAAGVSGLVVHGSNGEAVHMSRQERKSVIKAVADAVRHESDHAQMPIIAGCCAQSIRETVELCQESKEAGATHALVLPPGYYAGILNKDIIVDFFHSVASKSPIPLLVYNFPGAANGVDLDSDTILRIAAHPRVVGVKLTCGNTGKLARLVVDTPKVRNGKHDFFVAGGSADFVLQGLVVGAHGTISGFANLAPRACVRIGELFEQGKLAEARDLQHEVARGDWLAIRYGFVGVKAAMPYFHGQGELACVEPRLPFKSLAQDGDAVKEIQQGMAGVLEIEQRLVAEATA, encoded by the coding sequence ATGGAGCCTTCAACAAACTTCAGCATGCCCGTCACGCCGACCCACCTTCCATCAGACACCTTCGACGAGCAGAGCCAACTAGGAAGACTTCCCAATGGCGTCTACGTACCCATGCTGGCCTTCTTTACGCCTGACGACGAGGTTGACATTCCCGCGACGCAACGACACACGGCGCGCTTGCTCGCAGCCGGTGTAAGTGGGCTGGTGGTCCACGGCTCCAACGGCGAAGCAGTCCACATGTCCCGTCAAGAACGCAAGTCTGTGATCAAGGCGGTGGCCGACGCCGTCAGACACGAATCAGACCATGCTCAAATGCCCATCATTGCTGGCTGCTGCGCCCAGTCCATCCGAGAAACCGTTGAGCTGTGTCAAGAGTCGAAGGAAGCCGGGGCCACACATGCCCTCGTTCTCCCACCAGGCTACTACGCTGGGATTCTCAACAAGGACATCATTGTCGACTTCTTTCACAGCGTTGCGTCCAAGTCTCCCATCCCGCTGCTTGTCTACAACTTTCCCGGCGCGGCCAACGGAGTCGACCTTGATTccgacaccatcctccgcaTTGCCGCGCACCCTCGTGTTGTCGGTGTCAAGCTGACGTGTGGAAACACTGGAAAGCTCGCCCGCCTCGTTGTTGATACACCAAAGGTTCGCAACGGCAAGCACGacttttttgttgctggtggcagTGCCGACTTTGTTCTCCAAGGCTTGGTCGTTGGTGCTCATGGAACAATCAGTGGCTTTGCCAACCTTGCCCCCAGAGCCTGTGTGAGGATCGGGGAGCTTTTCGAGCAAGGGAAACTGGCTGAGGCAAGAGATCTCCAACATGAGGTTGCCAGGGGTGACTGGCTTGCCATCCGCTACGGGTTCGTTGGTGTTAAGGCTGCGATGCCATACTTCCACGGTCAAGGAGAGTTGGCTTGTGTGGAGCCACGGCTGCCATTCAAATCGTTGGCGCAGGATGGTGATGCGGTCAAGGAGATTCAGCAAGGCATGGCTGGAGTGTTGGAGATTGAGCAGCGACTTGTTGCAGAGGCTACCGCTTAG
- a CDS encoding hypothetical protein (COG:B; EggNog:ENOG503PEDP), translated as MEEDEPPTRRKTAIEIPFRSERKYVPGLGPALPQISLLPVHDSTGYIIDQFVLPTDQDMKPDSRRLLHYHIGFTDLPAAKLLVPCHKVLDYISPRELEEWESRNFERLDAQRKTAELALKEKKMAKKKAAVIAEGKRPVGRPPKTKPRASRSPASTTQASEALTMVEQVAGPSLSTPKKRKLSMALEREDTVSDVESDEAAIQRQLHPDFVNDQKWQLRDAEEGQWAGKSEAEPIGQSGLPSFETSGAKTSQASSLAPSRRGVLPPLSQPLPPGRKETPIPPPNLYQHSLPSKAKPGVTAIPRPKQTPIPPPIPGQASGLSTKSKHKPATPAQTCPAIPGNIHPAFAAAFGARTEAKVGSRNGAADPKTPKSTPAKSHGTQQSKTSTPARRAEPLKIAQWTPAAVSRGRFSRTTPGSSSTASVSQDQIQETGSQKSEKKAPKPRKRKAPASQEEVYDVKELLDDRWITEKGKKTHKYLVLWAGQWPEGQNPTWEPADNIEDKELIRQYHEKKALGIVRPPPEKMQKTLRSYILTGKQYSSVAEAFEDGLDMVEPSNHQGNDEEEDVGMDKEEFLKVVDNLHPQYAKSLSFHVKKEKEGGGASGKVVDASFSAFDASLARYQQSFKGAPRGTF; from the coding sequence ATGGAGGAAGACGAACCTCCCACCCGTCGCAAAACGGCGATCGAGATCCCTTTCCGGTCAGAGCGAAAGTATGTCCCCGGCTTAGGGCCCGCCCTCCCTCAGATCTCGCTCCTTCCTGTTCACGACTCGACCGGTTACATAATCGACCAGTTTGTCCTTCCCACGGATCAGGACATGAAGCCAGATTCTCGCCGTCTACTTCACTATCACATTGGCTTCACCGACCTGCCTGCGGCGAAGCTACTTGTGCCTTGCCACAAGGTGCTCGACTACATCTCCCCGCGCGAGCTCGAGGAGTGGGAGTCCCGCAATTTCGAGAGACTCGACGCACAGAGAAAGACAGCAGAGTTGGCTctgaaagagaaaaaaatggcaaagaagaaggccgccgtCATTGCTGAAGGCAAACGACCAGTCGGCAgaccccccaaaaccaaaccccGCGCCTCTCGCTCGCCCGCTTCGACCACCCAAGCGAGCGAAGCCCTCACCATGGTAGAGCAGGTAGCTGGACCGTCTCTTTCAACAccgaagaagagaaaactGAGCATGGCattggagagggaggacaCGGTTAGTGACGTGGAGTCCGACGAAGCCGCCATCCAAAGACAACTGCATCCAGATTTTGTGAATGATCAAAAGTGGCAGCTCCGCGACGCGGAAGAGGGTCAATGGGCCGGAAAGTCTGAAGCAGAGCCAATCGGTCAGTCTGGTCTACCTTCCTTCGAAACATCGGGTGCCAAAACATCGCAAGCCAGCAGTTTGGCACCATCCCGGCGAGGTGTGCTACCTCCTCTCTCACAGCCATTGCCACCTGGACGGAAAGAGACgcccatccccccaccaaatCTCTATCAGCATTCCCTCCCATCAAAGGCCAAACCAGGCGTCACGGCGATTCCTAGACCGAAACAAACGCCCATTCCTCCTCCTATTCCAGGACAGGCATCAGGTCTTTCTACTAAATCTAAACACAAACCTGCGACTCCGGCACAGACGTGTCCAGCTATTCCTGGAAACATTCACCCGGCTTTCGCTGCGGCTTTTGGCGCACGCACCGAAGCAAAGGTTGGGTCTCGGAACGGTGCGGCAGATCCCAAGACACCCAAGTCAACTCCTGCTAAATCACATGGAACGCAGCAGTCGAAAACGTCTACTCCAGCTCGGCGAGCTGAGCCGCTCAAGATCGCCCAATGGACCCCAGCGGCCGTGAGCCGGGGTCGTTTCAGCCGAACTACccccggctcctcctccaccgcatcGGTATCCCAAGATCAAATCCAAGAGACTGGATCCCAAAAAAGCGAAAAGAAGGCGCCTAAACCCAGGAAACGAAAGGCACCAGCATCACAGGAAGAGGTCTACGATGTTAAGGAGCTCCTAGACGACCGGTGGATCAccgagaaaggaaagaagacACACAAATACCTCGTCCTCTGGGCAGGTCAATGGCCGGAAGGCCAGAATCCCACTTGGGAGCCGGCGGACAACATTGAGGATAAGGAGCTCATCCGCCAATATCACGAGAAGAAAGCCTTGGGCATAGTGAGGCCGCCTCCTGAGAAGATGCAAAAGACTTTGCGTTCTTATATCCTGACGGGGAAGCAGTACAGCTCCGTTGCTGAAGCTTTTGAGGACGGTCTCGACATGGTAGAGCCCAGCAATCATCAGGGGaacgatgaggaggaggatgtgggcatggacaaggaggagttcctcaaggtggtggataaTCTCCATCCGCAGTACGCGAAGAGCTTGAGCTTTCatgtcaagaaggagaaggagggagggggtgcgaGTGGCAAGGTGGTCGACGCATCGTTCTCGGCGTTTGATGCCAGTCTTGCTCGGTATCAACAGAGCTTTAAGGGCGCGCCTCGTGGAACTTTTTAG
- the PAM17 gene encoding TIM23 complex component (BUSCO:EOG09264HN5; EggNog:ENOG503P3WS; COG:U), with amino-acid sequence MLVTSATSMLRAGAGRSASGLQPMLLRTTTACPYSAGLNMTSPFSSMSQQPLAKFRTSPPTTRRTLSTTPSRLSTDAEVDAAAAAKASKAQIAAHPETPALNWETFFKLRKSRRRWQQGFSVLGMLGFGLAGSMALGSGAADSLVGNIPLDPLMTMGLMTMGFAALGWLVGPSVGTVVFNAMNSKWKAPMALKESQFFARIKKNRVDPTASSARNPVPDFYGEKISSVAGYRQWLRDQRAFNKKKIGV; translated from the exons ATGCTCGTCACATCAGCAACGAGCATGCTTCGCGCAGGCGCAGGCCGCTCTGCCAGCGGTCTCCAGCCCATGCTcctccgcaccaccaccgcctgcccTTACTCCGCCGGCCTCAACATGacctcgcccttctcctccatgtcacaacaacccctcgcCAAGTTCCGtacttcaccaccaactacCCGccgcaccctctccaccaccccttcccgccTCAGCACCGACGCCGAAGTCGACGCAGCCGCCGCGGCAAAGGCCTCCAAGGCTCAAATCGCTGCTCATCCCGAGACGCCCGCTCTCAACTGGGAGACTTTCTTCAAGCTTCGCaagtcgaggaggagatggcaGCAAGGCTTTAGTGTGCTGGGCATGCTGGGGTTTGGTCTCGCGGGGTCGATGGCGCTGGGATCCGGCGCGGCGGATAGTCTTGTGGGCAATATCCCGCTTGATCCGCTCATGacgatggggttgatgaCTATGGGTTTCGCCGCattgggttggttggtggggccGAGTGTTGGAACGGTGGTATTTAATGCGATGAACAGCAAGTGGAAGGCGCCGATGGCGCTGAAGGAGAGCCAGTTCTTTGCGAGGATCAAGAAGAATCGGGTTGATCCTACGGCGAGTTCGGCGAGGAATCCTG TCCCCGATTTCTATGGTGAGAAGATCTCCAGTGTTGCCGGTTACAGGCAGTGGTTGAGAGATCAGAGAGCgttcaacaagaagaagattggcGTATAA
- a CDS encoding hypothetical protein (COG:H; EggNog:ENOG503NZDJ), with protein MQHNSNNEHHSNSAATNGEQNGSSLQLTDEEFDRYSRQMIVPGMGKDAQLRLINSKVLIIGAGGLGCPAAQYIAGAGIGTIGIIDGDVVEPSNLHRQVGHATSRIGMKKVDSLITHLRDLNPLPTYVPYTYPISHENAADIITLYDLVLDCTDNPATRYLISDVCVLLCKPLVSAASVQKSGQLIVLNCPPTPQGKMDRKYPPCYRCCFRKPPPANTQLSCGEAGIMGPVVGLMGVAQAGEAIKILASALHLPQSSSDTTTEDDPHNLIQPTLLIYSYDLNAAPGPYTFRALKMASRKKNCFACGENSPQTLTLEGIKSGNPNYIQFCGLQTPKATLPAQDRITASAYHAARESGQLQNHILLDTREKEHFSFGSIDGAVNVPFGKLLMKAATIKRDGGDAQEILPLKSAEDPIFVVCRRGLDSQEAVEKLKELGVDHGGKRKIVDIIGGMRAWKDEVDPSFPFI; from the exons ATGCAGCACAATTCGAACAATGAACACCATTCAAATAGCGCAGCAACGAATGGGGAGCAGAACGGCTCCAGTCTACAGCTTACAGATGAGGAGTTTGATAGATACTCTCGTCAAATGATCGTCCCTGGAATGGGCAAAGATG CTCAACTTCGACTTATAAATTCCAAGGTCCTCATTATCGGCGCCGGTGGTCTCGGCTGTCCAGCAGCCCAATACATCGCAGGTGCTGGGATAGGAACCATCGGCATCATTGATGGCGATGTCGTTGAACCATCAAacctccatcgccaagttGGTCATGCCACCTCTCGCATAGGCATGAAGAAAGTTGACAGTCTCATCACCCATCTAAGAGACCTCAACCCACTGCCGACCTATGTTCCTTACACCTATCCCATCTCCCACGAAAACGCAgcagacatcatcaccctctaCGACCTAGTCCTAGACTGCACCGACAACCCAGCAACCCGCTACCTCATCTCCGATGTCTGCGTTCTCCTCTGCAAACCTCTAGTATCAGCCGCCTCTGTTCAAAAGTCCGGTCAACTGATCGTCCTAAACTGCCCACCCACACCCCAGGGAAAGATGGACAGGAAATACCCTCCTTGCTACCGTTGCTGCTTCcgcaaaccaccaccagccaacaccCAGCTATCATGCGGAGAAGCAGGCATCATGGGCCCAGTAGTCGGTCTAATGGGTGTAGCCCAAGCAGGAGAAGCGATCAAGATTCTTGCCTCAGCTCtacacctcccccaatccAGTtcagacaccaccaccgaagaCGACCCCCACAACCTAatccaacccaccctcctAATCTACTCCTACGACCTCAACGCCGCCCCAGGCCCCTACACCTTCCGCGCCCTGAAAATGGCCTCCCGCAAAAAGAACTGCTTCGCCTGCGGCGAGAACTCACCCCAAACTTTGACACTAGAGGGCATCAAATCCGGCAATCCGAATTACATCCAGTTCTGCGGGCTCCAAACACCCAAAGCCACCCTCCCTGCGCAGGATAGAATCACCGCATCTGCCTACCACGCAGCGAGAGAAAGTGGGCAATTGCAGAACCACATCCTTCTCGACACCAGGGAGAAGGAACATTTCTCCTTTGGAAGTATCGACGGTGCGGTGAACGTGCCCTTTGGGAAGCTACTCATGAAAGCGGCGACCATCAagagggatggtggtgatgctcaAGAGATCCTACCCCTGAAATCGGCAGAGGATCCCATATTCGTTGTATGTCGTCGAGGGCTGGACTCCCAAGAGGCagtcgagaagctcaaggagctcgGAGTGGACCACGGGGGCAAGAGAAAGATTGTCGATATCATAGGAGGAATGAGGGCTTGGAAGGACGAGGTCGATCCATCCTTTCCGTTCATATAG
- a CDS encoding hypothetical protein (COG:S; EggNog:ENOG503P5Y0) — protein sequence MLSLSLCDCDLSRIAISHLSHIFVSHLSHQTTMAPTVPGKRPTARQKALARLADPTIPRKTHRDDNHVTDSFINSKRDKRLIKHSSFVSKITKPSSSTALRNHKKRQAKKAKTQLKTTLDSLGDVLDDIEDEMEDEGAMDNEQALQGKVRHKSIKSRPGALKRKERVVKGEMSRFGHNLAQLATVTSASSTATINQNTAKKQAEEQSKMEIEGTAIAAQEAATSNRWAALRGFISSTMEQNPAFLGK from the exons ATGCTCTCCCTGTCGCTTTGCGACTGCGACTTGTCACGCATTGCGATAAGCCACCTCTCGCACATTTTTGTCAGCCACCTCTCACACCAAACAACCATG GCTCCCACAGTCCCAGGAAAGCGCCCCACCGCCCGCCAAAAAGCCCTCGCCCGCCTCGCCGACCCAACCATCCCCCGCAAAACCCACCGCGATGACAACCACGTAACCGACTccttcatcaactccaagCGCGACAAGCGCCTAATCAAACACTCCTCCTTCGTCTCCAAAATcaccaagccctcctcctccacagcacTCAGGAACCACAAGAAGCGCCAGGCCAAAAAAGCCAAGACCCAGCTAAAGACAACTCTCGACTCGCTCGGGGATGTCCTTGACGACATtgaagatgagatggaggacgAAGGTGCAATGGACAACGAGCAGGCCCTGCAGGGGAAAGTCAGACACAAAAGTATAAAGTCTAGGCCGGGGGCGCtaaagaggaaggagagggtcgTCAAGGGGGAGATGTCCCGGTTTGGGCATAACCTGGCGCAGTTGGCTACCGTGACGAGCGCGAGTAGCACGGCGACGATAAACCAGAACACGGCCAAGAAACAGGCGGAAGAGCAGTCAAAGATGGAGATAGAGGGGACCGCGATAGCGGCGCAAGAGGCAGCGACTTCGAATCGGTGGGCGGCGTTGAGGGGGTTCATCTCTTCTACTATGGAGCAGAATCCTGCTTTTCTTGGCAAATAA